From one Phocaeicola salanitronis DSM 18170 genomic stretch:
- a CDS encoding DUF5045 domain-containing protein, producing MKRAVYIIIGIGAAMFGLAPKALAQSVTYNHDAAKINQITVAEIGSGGLTPTFYYQLLHNSYQKSAAAKNKLGFRTAAGINLYNQVDDAEALDSAMTQRARIEALNVADRSGGALDMAWLTEGEKVNAALENFERNIRRITEAGGSSRERELWEDCYRMYQCAVKAMQNAYMPNSERKKQYLRIHADIIRKDETLVRYLVRLASSTKVAELLEASATIEDRRTQIAMAAMNRWREAGWRAKGN from the coding sequence ATGAAACGAGCGGTATATATAATAATAGGTATTGGGGCGGCTATGTTCGGCCTTGCACCCAAGGCACTTGCCCAAAGCGTAACCTACAACCACGATGCTGCCAAGATAAACCAGATAACGGTGGCTGAAATCGGGTCGGGAGGATTGACACCGACATTTTATTACCAACTGCTGCATAACTCCTATCAAAAGAGCGCGGCGGCAAAGAACAAATTGGGCTTCCGCACGGCGGCGGGTATCAACCTGTACAACCAGGTTGACGATGCCGAGGCATTGGATTCCGCCATGACCCAACGTGCCCGGATTGAGGCGTTGAACGTGGCCGACCGAAGCGGCGGTGCATTGGACATGGCCTGGTTGACCGAGGGCGAAAAGGTCAATGCTGCCTTGGAGAACTTCGAGCGGAATATACGGCGGATTACGGAAGCCGGGGGCAGCAGTCGTGAGCGGGAGCTTTGGGAGGATTGCTACCGGATGTACCAATGTGCAGTCAAGGCGATGCAGAATGCCTATATGCCCAATTCGGAGCGCAAGAAACAGTACCTCCGCATCCATGCTGACATTATCCGCAAGGATGAAACCTTGGTGCGCTACTTGGTGCGGTTGGCCAGCTCCACCAAAGTCGCCGAACTGTTGGAGGCTTCGGCAACCATAGAAGACCGCCGGACGCAAATAGCTATGGCGGCAATGAACCGATGGCGGGAGGCCGGCTGGCGGGCAAAGGGGAATTAA
- the traN gene encoding conjugative transposon protein TraN, with the protein MKLTIRGILAVAVLFAGSTTKAQQTYNEMEQLTVNEQVTTVITATEPIRFVDISTDKIAGDQPINNTIRLKPKEAGHGDGEVLAIVTIVTERYRTQYALLYTTRLQEAVTDKEVQPIEMTAYHNPAVSLSTEDMYRFARQVWLSPARYRNVSHRQHRMTMRLNNIYAVGDYFFLDFSIDNHTNIRFDIDEIRVKLADKKVSKATNSQVIELVPEMELEQRTSFLHGYRNVLVIKKMTFPNDKVLTIEVSEKQISGRTIALNIDYEDVLCADSFNEALLQEE; encoded by the coding sequence ATGAAACTGACAATAAGAGGAATTCTGGCCGTTGCAGTCCTGTTTGCCGGAAGCACGACCAAGGCACAACAGACCTACAATGAAATGGAACAACTGACGGTGAACGAACAGGTGACGACTGTCATCACCGCCACCGAACCCATCCGCTTCGTGGATATTTCCACGGACAAGATAGCGGGTGACCAACCGATAAACAACACCATACGCCTGAAACCCAAGGAAGCGGGACATGGGGACGGCGAGGTACTTGCCATCGTCACCATCGTGACGGAACGCTATCGCACGCAATACGCTCTGCTTTACACGACCCGCTTGCAGGAAGCCGTGACGGATAAGGAGGTACAACCCATCGAAATGACAGCATACCATAACCCGGCAGTTTCGCTTTCCACCGAGGATATGTACCGCTTTGCCCGTCAGGTGTGGTTGTCGCCTGCCCGTTACCGTAACGTGAGCCACAGGCAACACCGTATGACCATGCGCCTGAACAATATCTATGCCGTGGGCGACTACTTCTTTCTCGACTTCTCGATAGATAACCACACGAACATCCGTTTTGATATTGATGAAATCCGCGTAAAACTGGCCGACAAGAAGGTGTCGAAAGCCACCAACTCGCAGGTTATTGAGCTGGTGCCGGAAATGGAGTTGGAACAGCGGACATCGTTTCTGCACGGCTACCGTAATGTGCTGGTCATTAAGAAGATGACCTTTCCCAACGATAAGGTACTGACCATAGAGGTGAGCGAGAAGCAGATTTCGGGGCGTACCATCGCCTTGAACATCGACTATGAGGACGTGCTTTGCGCGGACAGTTTTAATGAGGCTTTATTACAGGAGGAGTAA
- a CDS encoding site-specific integrase translates to MATFKLKFRPSTAEGKPGTMYFQVTHRRSTRTVYTDYRVMPEEWDGRTSFIRITGTPERRAELQLIASKLRWDCKQITSLITEKELAMLEYTADDIVSAFRLLPPCQTWFGFIHGMTAKKLRVGRLGTAKTYRDALSSFSQFRDGEDMTVDALDAETMNQYEAWLKGRGVKRNSSSCYLRTLRTLYRKAVETGLTTDKHIFRHVFTGFAKTAKRAIPLSSLRAIRQLQLSEGSAIAFARDLFMLIVYLQGISFVDLAYLKKDDIRNGQLHYSRKKTGQELTVCWESVMQDIVDNYIHLTKGSPYLLPIITKTDGTERRQYERMEHKVNYYLKKIGTMVGLQASLTTYTGRHTWASILRDMGTSLSVISKGLGHESLKTTQIYLSSIDMEGVVKANRKMIGKIFRK, encoded by the coding sequence ATGGCAACATTCAAACTGAAATTCCGCCCTTCCACCGCTGAAGGCAAGCCTGGCACTATGTATTTCCAAGTGACTCACCGCAGAAGCACGAGAACAGTTTACACCGATTACCGAGTCATGCCCGAAGAATGGGACGGGCGGACTTCGTTCATCCGCATCACCGGCACACCGGAACGGCGGGCGGAACTGCAACTGATTGCCTCCAAACTGCGGTGGGACTGCAAGCAAATCACCTCGCTGATCACGGAAAAGGAACTGGCAATGCTGGAATACACGGCGGACGACATCGTGTCGGCATTCCGGCTCCTGCCGCCGTGCCAGACGTGGTTCGGCTTCATCCACGGCATGACGGCGAAAAAGCTCCGTGTCGGCAGGCTGGGAACCGCCAAGACCTACCGCGACGCCCTGTCGAGCTTCTCCCAGTTCCGCGACGGGGAGGACATGACCGTCGACGCACTGGACGCGGAGACCATGAACCAGTACGAGGCATGGCTGAAAGGACGGGGCGTGAAACGCAACTCCTCGTCGTGCTACCTGCGCACCTTGCGCACTCTCTACCGCAAGGCGGTCGAAACCGGACTGACAACCGACAAGCATATTTTCCGCCACGTGTTCACAGGGTTCGCCAAGACCGCCAAACGAGCCATACCGTTAAGTTCACTGCGTGCCATCAGGCAGCTTCAGTTGTCCGAAGGCTCTGCCATTGCCTTCGCACGGGACCTCTTCATGCTGATTGTCTACCTTCAGGGCATCTCGTTTGTGGACCTTGCCTATTTGAAGAAAGACGACATCCGAAACGGGCAGCTGCACTACAGCCGCAAGAAGACCGGACAGGAGCTGACCGTCTGTTGGGAATCCGTCATGCAGGACATTGTGGACAACTACATCCACCTGACGAAAGGCAGTCCGTATCTCTTACCCATTATCACTAAAACGGACGGCACGGAACGGCGGCAATACGAGCGGATGGAACATAAGGTGAACTATTACCTCAAGAAAATCGGCACGATGGTCGGGTTACAGGCATCCCTGACGACATATACGGGGAGGCATACCTGGGCCAGCATCCTGCGGGACATGGGCACCAGCCTGTCCGTCATCAGCAAAGGCTTGGGGCATGAAAGTCTGAAGACCACACAAATCTATCTTTCCTCCATCGACATGGAGGGCGTGGTGAAAGCCAACCGAAAAATGATAGGAAAAATTTTTCGTAAATAA
- a CDS encoding glycoside hydrolase family protein encodes MRLVLCVLSLLFLFSLNLTAQASDKGKRLRIYELPPFERAIFCTKHYEGWHGSRKHLPYIGYGHKLLPGERLTHKISRAQGDSLLRADMRKLCRMFRRFGRDSTLLACLAYQVGPYRLLGNEKLPKSRLIRKLERGNRDIHKEYVSFRKWKGRIIPSIERRRRVELALLFEP; translated from the coding sequence ATGAGATTGGTTTTATGTGTTTTATCCCTGCTGTTCCTGTTTTCACTCAACTTGACAGCGCAAGCCTCTGACAAAGGGAAGCGGCTGAGGATATACGAATTGCCACCGTTCGAGCGTGCCATATTTTGCACCAAGCATTACGAGGGTTGGCATGGAAGCCGTAAGCATCTGCCTTACATAGGATACGGGCACAAATTGTTGCCCGGTGAACGGCTGACCCATAAGATAAGCCGCGCACAGGGCGACAGCCTGCTCCGTGCCGATATGCGGAAGCTGTGCCGTATGTTCCGCCGCTTCGGTCGTGACTCGACACTGCTTGCCTGCCTTGCCTATCAGGTAGGCCCGTACCGTCTGTTGGGAAACGAGAAACTTCCCAAAAGCAGACTGATACGCAAGCTGGAACGCGGCAACAGGGACATCCATAAGGAATATGTGTCCTTTCGGAAATGGAAAGGCAGGATTATCCCAAGCATAGAAAGGCGCAGACGGGTGGAACTCGCCCTGTTGTTTGAGCCATGA
- a CDS encoding membrane protein: MGDDILSDFGIHLLEEEIDDVIFQTNEFLTDATFTGAQGPFWWILQMCMALAALFAIIMAAGMAYKMMVKKEPLDVMKLFKPLAVAVIMSWWYPPADTGITNSGSSWCVLDFLSYIPNAIGSYTHDLYQAEALQITDKFEEVQQLIYVRDTMYTSLQAQADIARSGTMDPALVESTMEQTGVEEVTEMEKDASRLWFTSLVSGATVCLDKIVMVIALIVYRIGWWATIYCQQILLGMLTIFGPIQWAFSLLPKWEGAWAKWMTRYLTVHFYGAMLYFVGFYVLLLFDIVLCIQVENLTAITASETTMAAYLQNSFFSAGYLMAASIVALKCLNLVPDLAAWMIPEGDTAFSTRNFGEGVAQQAKMSATGAMHSLMR, encoded by the coding sequence ATGGGCGACGATATACTTTCGGATTTCGGCATCCACCTCTTGGAAGAGGAGATTGACGATGTGATATTCCAGACCAACGAATTCCTGACAGATGCCACCTTTACGGGGGCTCAGGGACCCTTTTGGTGGATCTTGCAGATGTGCATGGCATTGGCTGCCCTGTTCGCCATCATCATGGCGGCGGGCATGGCGTACAAGATGATGGTGAAGAAAGAACCATTGGACGTGATGAAACTGTTCAAGCCGTTGGCGGTGGCGGTCATCATGTCGTGGTGGTATCCGCCCGCCGACACGGGTATTACCAACAGCGGGAGCAGTTGGTGCGTATTGGACTTCCTGTCCTATATCCCCAATGCCATCGGCTCGTACACACACGACCTCTACCAAGCGGAAGCCTTGCAGATTACGGACAAATTCGAGGAAGTGCAGCAACTCATTTATGTGCGTGATACCATGTACACCAGCCTTCAGGCACAAGCCGACATTGCCCGTTCGGGCACGATGGACCCGGCGTTGGTGGAATCAACTATGGAACAGACCGGTGTCGAAGAAGTGACGGAAATGGAGAAAGATGCCAGCCGCCTGTGGTTCACCTCCTTGGTGAGCGGGGCGACCGTCTGTCTGGATAAAATCGTGATGGTCATCGCCTTGATTGTATATAGAATCGGTTGGTGGGCGACAATCTATTGTCAGCAAATATTACTTGGAATGCTGACGATATTCGGCCCGATACAATGGGCTTTCAGCCTGCTACCCAAATGGGAAGGGGCTTGGGCGAAATGGATGACAAGGTACTTAACGGTACATTTTTATGGCGCAATGTTGTACTTTGTGGGCTTCTATGTACTGCTTCTGTTTGACATCGTGTTATGCATTCAGGTGGAGAACCTGACGGCGATAACCGCCAGCGAGACAACGATGGCGGCATACTTGCAAAACTCGTTCTTCTCGGCGGGCTACCTGATGGCGGCCAGCATCGTGGCATTGAAATGCCTGAACCTTGTACCAGACCTTGCGGCATGGATGATACCGGAGGGTGACACGGCATTCAGCACGAGAAACTTCGGTGAGGGCGTGGCGCAACAGGCGAAAATGTCGGCCACCGGGGCTATGCACTCGTTGATGAGATAA
- the traK gene encoding conjugative transposon protein TraK — MVIKNLENKIKLVGIVCVAVIVGCVVISLSSIWTARGMVADAQQKIYVLDGNVPILVQRTSMEETLDVEARSHVEMFHHYFFTLAPDDKYIQYTMEKAMYLVDETGLAQYNTLKEKGFYNNIMGTSAVFSIFCDSIKFDKEKMEFTYYGRQRIERRTSILMRELVTAGQLKRVPRTDNNPHGLLIVNWRTLLNKDIEQRAKNNY; from the coding sequence ATGGTCATAAAAAACTTAGAGAACAAAATCAAACTGGTGGGGATTGTCTGTGTGGCGGTCATCGTGGGATGCGTGGTCATCAGTTTGTCGAGCATTTGGACGGCAAGGGGCATGGTAGCAGATGCACAGCAGAAAATCTATGTGCTGGACGGCAATGTGCCGATACTGGTGCAGCGCACCTCAATGGAAGAAACGCTCGATGTAGAAGCCCGCAGCCATGTCGAAATGTTCCACCACTACTTCTTCACCCTTGCACCGGACGACAAGTATATCCAGTACACGATGGAGAAGGCGATGTATTTAGTGGATGAAACGGGATTGGCCCAGTACAACACTTTGAAGGAAAAAGGATTCTACAACAACATCATGGGTACGAGTGCCGTGTTCAGCATTTTCTGCGACAGCATCAAATTCGATAAGGAAAAGATGGAGTTTACCTATTATGGACGGCAGCGCATTGAGCGGCGCACCAGCATCCTGATGCGTGAATTGGTGACAGCCGGACAACTGAAACGTGTGCCCCGGACGGACAACAACCCGCATGGGCTGCTGATTGTGAATTGGCGTACCTTGCTCAACAAAGACATTGAGCAACGGGCGAAGAACAACTACTAA
- the traM gene encoding conjugative transposon protein TraM, with the protein MMTDRINFRQPKYVLPAILYPLLLVTGYLVFDIFDTEVAESPTSLQTTEYLNPELPEAQMRDDGIGGKYESMVKSYGRIQDYSAVENIERNNNETEKEDYDSRYTDEDLALLDSEAAARSEELERLREMQERLRQSAERGEAMVADTTGVQPLSEEERLARSEQRRKEALAELDKALAEARKQGQKGLQDVDSTDTENLAPTGSVAIGGKVEINENAVNELAENAENEQVVKKVKTSSDYFNTLAENEPGPRLIKAIIDEDIKAVEGSRVRLRLLDDVEIDGKVVSKGSYLYATMSGFGSQRVKGSIKSLLVEDELVKVNLSLYDTDGLEGLYVPGSSFRETTQDVASNALGSTMSINNGNTGNTFAQWGMQAIQNAYQRTSNALSKAVRKNKAKLKYGTFVYLVNGREKRN; encoded by the coding sequence ATGATGACGGACAGGATTAACTTCAGACAACCCAAGTACGTGTTGCCGGCCATCCTCTACCCTTTGTTGCTGGTGACGGGGTATTTAGTGTTTGACATATTCGACACGGAGGTAGCAGAATCGCCCACTTCCCTACAAACCACCGAGTACCTGAACCCGGAATTGCCGGAGGCGCAGATGCGTGATGACGGTATCGGAGGCAAGTATGAGAGCATGGTTAAGTCCTACGGCCGGATACAGGACTATTCCGCTGTAGAAAACATTGAACGGAACAACAATGAAACAGAGAAAGAAGATTACGATTCCCGCTATACCGATGAAGACCTTGCCCTGCTCGATTCGGAAGCAGCCGCAAGGTCGGAGGAACTGGAACGTTTGCGTGAGATGCAGGAACGCCTGCGGCAAAGCGCCGAAAGAGGCGAAGCGATGGTGGCGGACACCACCGGGGTGCAACCGTTGAGCGAAGAAGAACGCCTAGCGCGAAGCGAGCAACGGCGCAAGGAGGCCTTGGCGGAGTTGGACAAGGCACTGGCAGAAGCCAGAAAGCAAGGGCAAAAAGGATTGCAGGACGTGGACAGCACGGACACGGAGAACCTCGCCCCCACTGGCAGTGTCGCCATAGGCGGCAAGGTGGAAATCAACGAAAATGCCGTGAACGAGCTTGCCGAGAATGCCGAGAACGAGCAAGTGGTAAAAAAAGTGAAGACCTCTTCGGACTACTTCAACACCTTGGCCGAAAACGAACCGGGCCCCCGCTTGATAAAGGCCATCATCGACGAGGACATCAAGGCGGTGGAAGGCTCGCGGGTGCGCTTGCGTCTGTTGGACGATGTGGAGATAGACGGCAAGGTGGTGTCCAAAGGATCGTACCTCTATGCCACGATGAGCGGCTTCGGCAGCCAGCGCGTGAAAGGGAGCATCAAGAGCTTGCTGGTGGAGGACGAATTGGTGAAGGTGAACCTCTCGCTTTACGACACGGATGGGTTGGAGGGGCTTTATGTACCCGGTAGTTCCTTCAGGGAAACCACGCAGGATGTGGCATCCAACGCCCTCGGCAGCACGATGAGCATTAACAACGGAAATACCGGGAACACCTTTGCCCAATGGGGAATGCAGGCCATACAGAACGCCTACCAGCGCACGAGCAACGCCTTGTCAAAGGCCGTGCGCAAGAACAAGGCGAAGCTGAAATACGGCACGTTCGTCTATCTGGTGAACGGCAGGGAAAAAAGGAACTGA
- a CDS encoding phage antirepressor Ant, with product MSKDNAIQVFSHPQFGSINTVETENGKVLFKGNDVARALGYSDAPQAVRMHCKGVVVLTTPSENQYGTVVMLPTKYIPEADVYRLVMRSKLPEAEKFQDWVCEEVLPSIRKHGGYLTDAALQRVVTEPDFLIGLANAIKEERKNRLEVEAKYEEQKQLIGKQQEQIEELGKRTSYVELVLQCKGLLDITQIAQDYGMSGRKMNAILHEKGIQYKDNKQWILYAAYKDKGYVHSATLSLESGKSVMRTQWTQKGRMFIYEKLKADGILPVMEREQSPIDNEMTA from the coding sequence ATGAGCAAGGATAACGCGATTCAGGTGTTTAGCCACCCACAGTTCGGGAGCATCAACACCGTAGAAACGGAGAATGGGAAAGTGTTGTTCAAAGGAAACGATGTGGCAAGGGCATTGGGGTATTCAGATGCCCCACAAGCTGTCCGAATGCATTGCAAGGGGGTTGTTGTTTTAACAACCCCCTCTGAAAACCAGTATGGTACGGTGGTTATGTTGCCCACCAAGTACATTCCGGAAGCGGATGTTTACCGCTTGGTGATGCGTAGCAAACTGCCCGAAGCGGAGAAGTTTCAGGATTGGGTATGCGAGGAAGTATTGCCGAGCATCCGCAAGCACGGGGGCTATCTGACCGATGCCGCCTTGCAACGGGTCGTGACCGAGCCGGACTTCCTGATAGGTTTGGCCAATGCCATCAAGGAGGAACGGAAGAACCGCCTGGAAGTGGAAGCCAAGTATGAGGAGCAAAAGCAGTTGATTGGCAAACAACAGGAGCAGATAGAGGAACTGGGCAAGCGGACAAGCTACGTGGAACTCGTGCTGCAATGTAAAGGACTACTTGACATTACACAAATTGCGCAAGACTATGGAATGTCGGGGAGAAAGATGAATGCCATCCTGCACGAGAAAGGCATCCAGTACAAGGACAACAAGCAATGGATTTTGTATGCCGCCTACAAGGACAAGGGCTATGTGCATAGCGCCACACTTTCCTTGGAGAGCGGCAAATCGGTGATGCGCACCCAATGGACGCAGAAAGGACGGATGTTCATTTATGAAAAACTGAAAGCGGACGGCATCCTGCCGGTGATGGAACGGGAGCAATCCCCAATAGATAACGAAATGACAGCATAG
- a CDS encoding DUF1566 domain-containing protein, whose amino-acid sequence MNKIGKAWAAVVLMLVAVLVGCDGHHDPLDTSMKVGHILCTDGKTRSYEDYAASGKEAIAVVFHVNHDEEINGTGYAVYLHDLTPEAFADSLGIAQGTSADLTAYDGNENTFALYDTDDVSSPMAMQVFDMWRYGQSAYVPSVAQMRLLYAAKEFVNPYIEACGGDPLPNEADGCWYWTSTEVEGQETAKAWLFSMGSGAIQETPKLQGHKVRAIVTLYNEE is encoded by the coding sequence ATGAACAAGATAGGAAAAGCGTGGGCGGCAGTAGTGCTAATGCTGGTTGCCGTCCTTGTGGGCTGTGACGGGCATCACGACCCGTTGGACACCTCGATGAAAGTAGGACATATACTTTGCACGGACGGCAAGACACGAAGCTACGAAGATTATGCGGCTTCCGGCAAGGAAGCCATAGCCGTGGTGTTCCATGTGAACCACGATGAAGAAATAAATGGCACAGGCTATGCGGTCTATCTGCATGACCTTACCCCGGAAGCCTTTGCCGACAGTTTGGGCATTGCGCAAGGAACGTCTGCCGACTTGACGGCTTACGATGGAAACGAGAATACCTTTGCCTTGTATGACACAGACGATGTTTCTTCGCCTATGGCCATGCAGGTGTTTGATATGTGGCGGTACGGGCAGAGTGCCTACGTACCTTCGGTGGCGCAGATGCGGTTGCTCTATGCCGCCAAGGAGTTTGTAAATCCCTACATAGAGGCTTGCGGCGGCGACCCGCTGCCGAACGAAGCCGATGGATGTTGGTATTGGACGAGTACCGAAGTGGAGGGGCAGGAAACCGCCAAAGCTTGGCTGTTCTCGATGGGGAGCGGTGCCATACAGGAAACGCCCAAACTGCAAGGGCACAAGGTGAGGGCGATAGTCACTCTGTATAATGAAGAATGA
- a CDS encoding type IV secretory system conjugative DNA transfer family protein translates to MEESKELQGAYKIFRTVVYVSVLLEFFMYAFNPAVFDYWNGIVCDVHDRMKTWLIYHDGNLVYSKIATFLLICITCVGTRNKKHLEFDARRQVLYPLVSGIGLLVLAVWLFGYEMDVRLYSMRLNVILYMAASVVGTILVHVALDNISKYLKEGLLKDRFNLENESFEQCTELVENKYSVNVPMRYYYKGKFRKGWVNISNPFRGTWVVGTPGSGKTFSIIEPFIRQHSAKGFALVVYDYKFPTLATKLYYHYKKNQKLGKLPKGCKFNIINFVNVEYSRRVNPIQAKYIPNLAAASETAETLLESLQKGKKEGGGGSDQFFQTSAVNFLAACIYFFVNYEREPYDKDGNKLYAEKVQDKETKFWKPTGVVRDRKGGNIVEPAYWLGKYSDMPHILSFLNESYQTIFEVLQTDNEVAPLLGPFQTAFQNKAMEQLEGMIGTLRVYTSRLATKESYWIFHKDGDDFDLKVSDPKNPSYLLIANDPEMESIIGALNALILNRLVTRVNTGQGKNIPVSIIVDELPTLYFHKIDRLIGTARSNKVSVALGFQELPQLEADYGKVGMQKIITIVGNVVSGSARSKETLEWLSNDIFGKVVQLKRGVTIDRDKTSINLNENMDNLVPASKISDLPTGWICGQVARDFVKTKTGRGGSMNIQEAEEFKTSKFFCKTDFDMEEIKKEEDGYVPLPKFYTFPSKEERERILYRNFVKVGQDVKEMIKDVVNKKGAR, encoded by the coding sequence ATGGAAGAAAGCAAGGAACTGCAAGGCGCTTACAAGATATTCCGGACGGTGGTGTACGTGTCCGTCCTGCTGGAGTTTTTCATGTATGCGTTCAACCCGGCTGTGTTCGACTATTGGAACGGCATCGTGTGTGACGTGCACGACCGCATGAAGACGTGGCTCATCTACCATGACGGCAACCTTGTGTACAGCAAGATTGCCACCTTCCTGCTTATCTGCATCACCTGCGTGGGTACGAGGAACAAGAAACACTTGGAGTTCGATGCACGGAGGCAGGTGCTTTACCCGCTGGTGTCGGGCATTGGGCTGTTGGTGCTTGCGGTGTGGCTGTTCGGGTATGAAATGGATGTCCGCCTTTACTCCATGCGCCTAAACGTCATCCTCTACATGGCGGCATCGGTGGTCGGTACGATACTGGTTCACGTGGCATTGGACAACATCTCCAAATACCTGAAGGAAGGTTTGCTGAAAGACCGCTTCAACCTGGAGAACGAGAGCTTCGAACAATGCACGGAGTTAGTGGAGAACAAATACTCGGTCAATGTGCCCATGCGTTACTATTACAAAGGCAAGTTCCGCAAGGGATGGGTGAACATCAGCAATCCGTTTAGGGGAACTTGGGTGGTCGGCACTCCGGGTAGCGGAAAGACCTTTTCCATCATCGAGCCGTTCATCCGGCAACATTCCGCAAAAGGCTTTGCCTTAGTAGTTTACGATTATAAGTTCCCTACATTGGCGACCAAGCTGTACTACCATTACAAAAAGAACCAGAAGCTGGGCAAACTGCCCAAAGGATGCAAATTCAATATTATCAACTTTGTGAATGTGGAATACAGTCGCAGGGTGAACCCGATACAGGCGAAGTACATCCCCAACCTTGCCGCTGCCAGCGAAACGGCGGAAACATTGCTGGAGTCTTTGCAGAAAGGCAAGAAAGAAGGTGGCGGAGGTAGCGACCAGTTCTTCCAGACCTCGGCAGTGAACTTCTTGGCCGCCTGCATCTACTTCTTCGTGAACTACGAACGGGAGCCTTACGACAAGGACGGGAACAAACTGTATGCGGAGAAAGTGCAGGACAAGGAGACCAAGTTCTGGAAACCTACGGGCGTGGTGCGCGACCGCAAGGGCGGTAATATTGTGGAGCCTGCCTATTGGTTGGGTAAATACTCGGATATGCCGCACATCCTGTCGTTCCTGAACGAGAGCTACCAGACCATCTTCGAGGTATTACAGACCGACAACGAGGTGGCACCGCTGCTTGGCCCGTTCCAGACGGCATTCCAGAACAAGGCTATGGAACAGTTGGAAGGCATGATCGGTACGCTGCGTGTCTATACTTCCCGACTTGCCACCAAGGAATCGTACTGGATATTCCACAAGGACGGCGATGATTTCGATTTGAAGGTGAGTGACCCGAAGAATCCCAGCTACCTGCTGATAGCCAACGACCCGGAGATGGAGAGCATCATCGGGGCGTTGAACGCCCTGATACTGAACAGACTTGTGACACGTGTAAATACAGGGCAGGGAAAGAACATCCCCGTAAGTATCATCGTGGACGAGCTGCCCACGCTGTATTTTCACAAGATAGACCGACTTATCGGAACGGCACGAAGCAACAAAGTGAGCGTGGCATTGGGCTTTCAGGAACTGCCGCAGTTGGAAGCCGACTACGGGAAAGTAGGTATGCAGAAGATTATCACCATAGTGGGTAACGTGGTTTCAGGCTCCGCCCGCTCTAAAGAAACGCTTGAATGGCTGAGCAACGACATCTTTGGCAAGGTGGTACAGCTGAAACGTGGCGTGACCATCGACCGCGACAAGACCAGCATCAACCTGAACGAGAACATGGACAATCTCGTGCCGGCCTCGAAGATAAGCGACCTGCCTACGGGATGGATATGCGGACAGGTAGCCCGTGATTTCGTGAAGACCAAAACCGGACGGGGCGGCAGCATGAATATACAGGAAGCCGAAGAGTTCAAGACTTCGAAATTTTTCTGCAAGACAGATTTCGACATGGAAGAGATTAAGAAAGAGGAAGACGGGTATGTGCCGCTTCCCAAGTTCTATACTTTTCCATCGAAAGAAGAAAGGGAACGCATCCTGTACCGGAATTTTGTGAAAGTAGGTCAGGACGTGAAGGAAATGATAAAGGACGTGGTAAACAAGAAAGGGGCAAGATGA